One genomic segment of Macaca fascicularis isolate 582-1 chromosome 19, T2T-MFA8v1.1 includes these proteins:
- the ZNF875 gene encoding zinc finger protein 875 isoform X5: protein MATGLLRAKKEASVAFRDVAVDFTQEEWRLLSPAQRTLHREVMLETYNHLVSLEIPSSKPKLIAQLERGEEPWREERKCSLDLCPAESKPEIRLCPSCPLILSNQQALSQHVWLSHLSQLFSSLWAGNPLQLGKHYPEDQKQQQDPFCLSGKTEWIQEGEDSRLLFGRVSESGTSKALSSPREEQPARSEKDNTVLDIGPSPERKADLEETDKVLHGLEISGFEEIKYEEFGPGFIKESNLLSLQKTQTGETAYMYTEWGDSFGSMSILIKNPRTHSRGKPYVCRECGRGFTWKSNLITHQRTHSGEKPYVCKDCGRGFTWKSNLFTHQRTHSGLKPYVCKECGQSFSLKSNLITHQRAHTGEKPYVCRECGRGFRQHSHLVRHKRTHSGEKPYICRECEQGFSQKSHLIRHLRTHTGEKPYVCTECGRHFSWKSNLKTHQRTHSGVKPYACLECGQCFSLKSNLNKHQRSHTGEKPFVCTECGRGFTRKSTLITHQRTHSGEKPFVCRECGRGFNDKSTLVSHQRCHSGEKPFMCRECGRRFRQKPNLFRHKRAHSGAFVCRECGQGFCAKLTLIKHQRAHSGGKPHVCRECGQGFNQQSHLIRHQRTHSGEKPYICRKCGQGFSRKSNLIRHQRTHSG from the exons GCATCCGTGGCATTCAGGGATGTGGCTGTGGACTTCACCCAGGAGGAGTGGAGATTGTTGAGTCCTGCTCAGAGGACCCTGCACAGGGAGGTGATGCTGGAGACTTATAACCACCTGGTCTCACTGG AAATTCCGTCTTCCAAACCAAAGCTCATTGCTCAGCTGGAGCGAGGGGAAGAGCcctggagagaggagagaaaatgttCGCTGGACCTCTGTCCag CAGAATCAAAGCCAGAAATTCGACTTTGCCCCTCCTGCCCTCTGATACTCTCCAATCAGCAAGCTCTCAGCCAACATGTGTGGCTGAGTCATCTCTCTCAGCTGTTTTCAAGTTTATGGGCAGGAAATCCTCTCCAGCTGGGTAAACATTATCCGGAAGATCAGAAACAACAGCAAGATCCATTCTGCTTGAGTGGCAAAACGGAATGGATTCAAGAGGGAGAAGACTCCAGACTCCTGTTTGGGAGAGTAAGCGAAAGTGGCACTTCAAAGGCACTCTCCAGCCCACGTGAAGAACAGCCAGCACGGTCCGAGAAAGACAACACAGTGTTGGATATAGGACCCAGCCCTGAAAGGAAGGCAGACCTTGAGGAAACAGACAAAGTATTGCATGGTTTAGAAATCTCAGGATTTGAAGAAATCAAATATGAAGAGTTTGGGCCAGGCTTTATCAAGGAGTCAAACCTCCTTAGCCTCCAGAAGACACAAACTGGGGAGACAGCTTACATGTACACTGAGTGGGGAGACAGCTTTGGCAGTATGTCAATCCTCATCAAAAACCCAAGGACGCACTCTAGGGGAAAGCCTTATGTGTGCAGGGAATGTGGGCGAGGCTTTACCTGGAAGTCAAACCTGATCACACATCAGAGGACACACTCAGGGGAGAAACCTTATGTGTGCAAGGATTGTGGACGAGGCTTTACTTGGAAGTCGAACCTCTTTACACATCAGCGGACACACTCAGGGCTCAAGCCTTATGTGTGCAAAGAATGTGGGCAGAGCTTTAGCCTGAAGTCAAACCTCATCACCCACCAGAGGGCGCACACTGGGGAAAAGCCTTATGTTTGCAGGGAATGTGGGCGTGGCTTTCGCCAGCATTCACACCTGGTCAGACACAAGAGGACGCATTCAGGAGAGAAGCCTTACATTTGCAGGGAGTGTGAGCAAGGCTTTAGCCAGAAGTCACACCTCATCAGACACTTAAGGACACACACAGGAGAGAAGCCTTATGTATGCACAGAATGTGGGCGTCACTTTAGCTGGAAATCAAACCTCAAAACACACCAGAGGACACACTCAGGGGTTAAACCTTATGCCTGCCTGGAGTGTGGGCAATGCTTTAGCCTGAAGTCAAACCTTAACAAACACCAGAGGTCACACACAGGGGAGAAGCCGTTTGTATGTACAGAGTGTGGGCGAGGCTTTACCCGGAAATCAACCCTCATCACACACCAGAGGACACACTCAGGGGAGAAGCCATTTGTATGCAGGGAGTGTGGACGAGGCTTTAATGATAAGTCCACCCTCGTCTCACACCAGAGGTGCCATTCAGGGGAAAAGCCTTTTATGTGCAGAGAGTGTGGCAGAAGGTTTCGGCAGAAGCCTAACCTATTTAGGCACAAGAGGGCACACTCAGGTGCCTTTGTGTGTAGGGAGTGTGGGCAAGGCTTTTGTGCTAAGTTAACTCTCATTAAACACCAGAGGGCACACTCAGGGGGGAAGCCTCATGTGTGCAGGGAGTGTGGGCAAGGCTTTAACCAGCAGTCACACCTCATTAGACACCAGAGGACACATTCAGGAGAGAAGCCTTATATTTGCAGAAAGTGTGGGCAGGGCTTTAGTCGGAAGTCCAACCTTATCAGACATCAGAGGACACACTCAGGATAG
- the ZNF875 gene encoding zinc finger protein 875 isoform X6, with the protein MATGLLRAKKEASVAFRDVAVDFTQEEWRLLSPAQRTLHREVMLETYNHLVSLEIPSSKPKLIAQLERGEEPWREERKCSLDLCPESKPEIRLCPSCPLILSNQQALSQHVWLSHLSQLFSSLWAGNPLQLGKHYPEDQKQQQDPFCLSGKTEWIQEGEDSRLLFGRVSESGTSKALSSPREEQPARSEKDNTVLDIGPSPERKADLEETDKVLHGLEISGFEEIKYEEFGPGFIKESNLLSLQKTQTGETAYMYTEWGDSFGSMSILIKNPRTHSRGKPYVCRECGRGFTWKSNLITHQRTHSGEKPYVCKDCGRGFTWKSNLFTHQRTHSGLKPYVCKECGQSFSLKSNLITHQRAHTGEKPYVCRECGRGFRQHSHLVRHKRTHSGEKPYICRECEQGFSQKSHLIRHLRTHTGEKPYVCTECGRHFSWKSNLKTHQRTHSGVKPYACLECGQCFSLKSNLNKHQRSHTGEKPFVCTECGRGFTRKSTLITHQRTHSGEKPFVCRECGRGFNDKSTLVSHQRCHSGEKPFMCRECGRRFRQKPNLFRHKRAHSGAFVCRECGQGFCAKLTLIKHQRAHSGGKPHVCRECGQGFNQQSHLIRHQRTHSGEKPYICRKCGQGFSRKSNLIRHQRTHSG; encoded by the exons GCATCCGTGGCATTCAGGGATGTGGCTGTGGACTTCACCCAGGAGGAGTGGAGATTGTTGAGTCCTGCTCAGAGGACCCTGCACAGGGAGGTGATGCTGGAGACTTATAACCACCTGGTCTCACTGG AAATTCCGTCTTCCAAACCAAAGCTCATTGCTCAGCTGGAGCGAGGGGAAGAGCcctggagagaggagagaaaatgttCGCTGGACCTCTGTCCag AATCAAAGCCAGAAATTCGACTTTGCCCCTCCTGCCCTCTGATACTCTCCAATCAGCAAGCTCTCAGCCAACATGTGTGGCTGAGTCATCTCTCTCAGCTGTTTTCAAGTTTATGGGCAGGAAATCCTCTCCAGCTGGGTAAACATTATCCGGAAGATCAGAAACAACAGCAAGATCCATTCTGCTTGAGTGGCAAAACGGAATGGATTCAAGAGGGAGAAGACTCCAGACTCCTGTTTGGGAGAGTAAGCGAAAGTGGCACTTCAAAGGCACTCTCCAGCCCACGTGAAGAACAGCCAGCACGGTCCGAGAAAGACAACACAGTGTTGGATATAGGACCCAGCCCTGAAAGGAAGGCAGACCTTGAGGAAACAGACAAAGTATTGCATGGTTTAGAAATCTCAGGATTTGAAGAAATCAAATATGAAGAGTTTGGGCCAGGCTTTATCAAGGAGTCAAACCTCCTTAGCCTCCAGAAGACACAAACTGGGGAGACAGCTTACATGTACACTGAGTGGGGAGACAGCTTTGGCAGTATGTCAATCCTCATCAAAAACCCAAGGACGCACTCTAGGGGAAAGCCTTATGTGTGCAGGGAATGTGGGCGAGGCTTTACCTGGAAGTCAAACCTGATCACACATCAGAGGACACACTCAGGGGAGAAACCTTATGTGTGCAAGGATTGTGGACGAGGCTTTACTTGGAAGTCGAACCTCTTTACACATCAGCGGACACACTCAGGGCTCAAGCCTTATGTGTGCAAAGAATGTGGGCAGAGCTTTAGCCTGAAGTCAAACCTCATCACCCACCAGAGGGCGCACACTGGGGAAAAGCCTTATGTTTGCAGGGAATGTGGGCGTGGCTTTCGCCAGCATTCACACCTGGTCAGACACAAGAGGACGCATTCAGGAGAGAAGCCTTACATTTGCAGGGAGTGTGAGCAAGGCTTTAGCCAGAAGTCACACCTCATCAGACACTTAAGGACACACACAGGAGAGAAGCCTTATGTATGCACAGAATGTGGGCGTCACTTTAGCTGGAAATCAAACCTCAAAACACACCAGAGGACACACTCAGGGGTTAAACCTTATGCCTGCCTGGAGTGTGGGCAATGCTTTAGCCTGAAGTCAAACCTTAACAAACACCAGAGGTCACACACAGGGGAGAAGCCGTTTGTATGTACAGAGTGTGGGCGAGGCTTTACCCGGAAATCAACCCTCATCACACACCAGAGGACACACTCAGGGGAGAAGCCATTTGTATGCAGGGAGTGTGGACGAGGCTTTAATGATAAGTCCACCCTCGTCTCACACCAGAGGTGCCATTCAGGGGAAAAGCCTTTTATGTGCAGAGAGTGTGGCAGAAGGTTTCGGCAGAAGCCTAACCTATTTAGGCACAAGAGGGCACACTCAGGTGCCTTTGTGTGTAGGGAGTGTGGGCAAGGCTTTTGTGCTAAGTTAACTCTCATTAAACACCAGAGGGCACACTCAGGGGGGAAGCCTCATGTGTGCAGGGAGTGTGGGCAAGGCTTTAACCAGCAGTCACACCTCATTAGACACCAGAGGACACATTCAGGAGAGAAGCCTTATATTTGCAGAAAGTGTGGGCAGGGCTTTAGTCGGAAGTCCAACCTTATCAGACATCAGAGGACACACTCAGGATAG
- the ZNF875 gene encoding zinc finger protein 875 isoform X4, producing the protein MIDLSSETLPFSRKSTQETRKMATGLLRAKKEASVAFRDVAVDFTQEEWRLLSPAQRTLHREVMLETYNHLVSLEIPSSKPKLIAQLERGEEPWREERKCSLDLCPESKPEIRLCPSCPLILSNQQALSQHVWLSHLSQLFSSLWAGNPLQLGKHYPEDQKQQQDPFCLSGKTEWIQEGEDSRLLFGRVSESGTSKALSSPREEQPARSEKDNTVLDIGPSPERKADLEETDKVLHGLEISGFEEIKYEEFGPGFIKESNLLSLQKTQTGETAYMYTEWGDSFGSMSILIKNPRTHSRGKPYVCRECGRGFTWKSNLITHQRTHSGEKPYVCKDCGRGFTWKSNLFTHQRTHSGLKPYVCKECGQSFSLKSNLITHQRAHTGEKPYVCRECGRGFRQHSHLVRHKRTHSGEKPYICRECEQGFSQKSHLIRHLRTHTGEKPYVCTECGRHFSWKSNLKTHQRTHSGVKPYACLECGQCFSLKSNLNKHQRSHTGEKPFVCTECGRGFTRKSTLITHQRTHSGEKPFVCRECGRGFNDKSTLVSHQRCHSGEKPFMCRECGRRFRQKPNLFRHKRAHSGAFVCRECGQGFCAKLTLIKHQRAHSGGKPHVCRECGQGFNQQSHLIRHQRTHSGEKPYICRKCGQGFSRKSNLIRHQRTHSG; encoded by the exons GCATCCGTGGCATTCAGGGATGTGGCTGTGGACTTCACCCAGGAGGAGTGGAGATTGTTGAGTCCTGCTCAGAGGACCCTGCACAGGGAGGTGATGCTGGAGACTTATAACCACCTGGTCTCACTGG AAATTCCGTCTTCCAAACCAAAGCTCATTGCTCAGCTGGAGCGAGGGGAAGAGCcctggagagaggagagaaaatgttCGCTGGACCTCTGTCCag AATCAAAGCCAGAAATTCGACTTTGCCCCTCCTGCCCTCTGATACTCTCCAATCAGCAAGCTCTCAGCCAACATGTGTGGCTGAGTCATCTCTCTCAGCTGTTTTCAAGTTTATGGGCAGGAAATCCTCTCCAGCTGGGTAAACATTATCCGGAAGATCAGAAACAACAGCAAGATCCATTCTGCTTGAGTGGCAAAACGGAATGGATTCAAGAGGGAGAAGACTCCAGACTCCTGTTTGGGAGAGTAAGCGAAAGTGGCACTTCAAAGGCACTCTCCAGCCCACGTGAAGAACAGCCAGCACGGTCCGAGAAAGACAACACAGTGTTGGATATAGGACCCAGCCCTGAAAGGAAGGCAGACCTTGAGGAAACAGACAAAGTATTGCATGGTTTAGAAATCTCAGGATTTGAAGAAATCAAATATGAAGAGTTTGGGCCAGGCTTTATCAAGGAGTCAAACCTCCTTAGCCTCCAGAAGACACAAACTGGGGAGACAGCTTACATGTACACTGAGTGGGGAGACAGCTTTGGCAGTATGTCAATCCTCATCAAAAACCCAAGGACGCACTCTAGGGGAAAGCCTTATGTGTGCAGGGAATGTGGGCGAGGCTTTACCTGGAAGTCAAACCTGATCACACATCAGAGGACACACTCAGGGGAGAAACCTTATGTGTGCAAGGATTGTGGACGAGGCTTTACTTGGAAGTCGAACCTCTTTACACATCAGCGGACACACTCAGGGCTCAAGCCTTATGTGTGCAAAGAATGTGGGCAGAGCTTTAGCCTGAAGTCAAACCTCATCACCCACCAGAGGGCGCACACTGGGGAAAAGCCTTATGTTTGCAGGGAATGTGGGCGTGGCTTTCGCCAGCATTCACACCTGGTCAGACACAAGAGGACGCATTCAGGAGAGAAGCCTTACATTTGCAGGGAGTGTGAGCAAGGCTTTAGCCAGAAGTCACACCTCATCAGACACTTAAGGACACACACAGGAGAGAAGCCTTATGTATGCACAGAATGTGGGCGTCACTTTAGCTGGAAATCAAACCTCAAAACACACCAGAGGACACACTCAGGGGTTAAACCTTATGCCTGCCTGGAGTGTGGGCAATGCTTTAGCCTGAAGTCAAACCTTAACAAACACCAGAGGTCACACACAGGGGAGAAGCCGTTTGTATGTACAGAGTGTGGGCGAGGCTTTACCCGGAAATCAACCCTCATCACACACCAGAGGACACACTCAGGGGAGAAGCCATTTGTATGCAGGGAGTGTGGACGAGGCTTTAATGATAAGTCCACCCTCGTCTCACACCAGAGGTGCCATTCAGGGGAAAAGCCTTTTATGTGCAGAGAGTGTGGCAGAAGGTTTCGGCAGAAGCCTAACCTATTTAGGCACAAGAGGGCACACTCAGGTGCCTTTGTGTGTAGGGAGTGTGGGCAAGGCTTTTGTGCTAAGTTAACTCTCATTAAACACCAGAGGGCACACTCAGGGGGGAAGCCTCATGTGTGCAGGGAGTGTGGGCAAGGCTTTAACCAGCAGTCACACCTCATTAGACACCAGAGGACACATTCAGGAGAGAAGCCTTATATTTGCAGAAAGTGTGGGCAGGGCTTTAGTCGGAAGTCCAACCTTATCAGACATCAGAGGACACACTCAGGATAG
- the ZNF875 gene encoding zinc finger protein 875 isoform X3 produces MIDLSSETLPFSRKSTQETRKMATGLLRAKKEASVAFRDVAVDFTQEEWRLLSPAQRTLHREVMLETYNHLVSLEIPSSKPKLIAQLERGEEPWREERKCSLDLCPAESKPEIRLCPSCPLILSNQQALSQHVWLSHLSQLFSSLWAGNPLQLGKHYPEDQKQQQDPFCLSGKTEWIQEGEDSRLLFGRVSESGTSKALSSPREEQPARSEKDNTVLDIGPSPERKADLEETDKVLHGLEISGFEEIKYEEFGPGFIKESNLLSLQKTQTGETAYMYTEWGDSFGSMSILIKNPRTHSRGKPYVCRECGRGFTWKSNLITHQRTHSGEKPYVCKDCGRGFTWKSNLFTHQRTHSGLKPYVCKECGQSFSLKSNLITHQRAHTGEKPYVCRECGRGFRQHSHLVRHKRTHSGEKPYICRECEQGFSQKSHLIRHLRTHTGEKPYVCTECGRHFSWKSNLKTHQRTHSGVKPYACLECGQCFSLKSNLNKHQRSHTGEKPFVCTECGRGFTRKSTLITHQRTHSGEKPFVCRECGRGFNDKSTLVSHQRCHSGEKPFMCRECGRRFRQKPNLFRHKRAHSGAFVCRECGQGFCAKLTLIKHQRAHSGGKPHVCRECGQGFNQQSHLIRHQRTHSGEKPYICRKCGQGFSRKSNLIRHQRTHSG; encoded by the exons GCATCCGTGGCATTCAGGGATGTGGCTGTGGACTTCACCCAGGAGGAGTGGAGATTGTTGAGTCCTGCTCAGAGGACCCTGCACAGGGAGGTGATGCTGGAGACTTATAACCACCTGGTCTCACTGG AAATTCCGTCTTCCAAACCAAAGCTCATTGCTCAGCTGGAGCGAGGGGAAGAGCcctggagagaggagagaaaatgttCGCTGGACCTCTGTCCag CAGAATCAAAGCCAGAAATTCGACTTTGCCCCTCCTGCCCTCTGATACTCTCCAATCAGCAAGCTCTCAGCCAACATGTGTGGCTGAGTCATCTCTCTCAGCTGTTTTCAAGTTTATGGGCAGGAAATCCTCTCCAGCTGGGTAAACATTATCCGGAAGATCAGAAACAACAGCAAGATCCATTCTGCTTGAGTGGCAAAACGGAATGGATTCAAGAGGGAGAAGACTCCAGACTCCTGTTTGGGAGAGTAAGCGAAAGTGGCACTTCAAAGGCACTCTCCAGCCCACGTGAAGAACAGCCAGCACGGTCCGAGAAAGACAACACAGTGTTGGATATAGGACCCAGCCCTGAAAGGAAGGCAGACCTTGAGGAAACAGACAAAGTATTGCATGGTTTAGAAATCTCAGGATTTGAAGAAATCAAATATGAAGAGTTTGGGCCAGGCTTTATCAAGGAGTCAAACCTCCTTAGCCTCCAGAAGACACAAACTGGGGAGACAGCTTACATGTACACTGAGTGGGGAGACAGCTTTGGCAGTATGTCAATCCTCATCAAAAACCCAAGGACGCACTCTAGGGGAAAGCCTTATGTGTGCAGGGAATGTGGGCGAGGCTTTACCTGGAAGTCAAACCTGATCACACATCAGAGGACACACTCAGGGGAGAAACCTTATGTGTGCAAGGATTGTGGACGAGGCTTTACTTGGAAGTCGAACCTCTTTACACATCAGCGGACACACTCAGGGCTCAAGCCTTATGTGTGCAAAGAATGTGGGCAGAGCTTTAGCCTGAAGTCAAACCTCATCACCCACCAGAGGGCGCACACTGGGGAAAAGCCTTATGTTTGCAGGGAATGTGGGCGTGGCTTTCGCCAGCATTCACACCTGGTCAGACACAAGAGGACGCATTCAGGAGAGAAGCCTTACATTTGCAGGGAGTGTGAGCAAGGCTTTAGCCAGAAGTCACACCTCATCAGACACTTAAGGACACACACAGGAGAGAAGCCTTATGTATGCACAGAATGTGGGCGTCACTTTAGCTGGAAATCAAACCTCAAAACACACCAGAGGACACACTCAGGGGTTAAACCTTATGCCTGCCTGGAGTGTGGGCAATGCTTTAGCCTGAAGTCAAACCTTAACAAACACCAGAGGTCACACACAGGGGAGAAGCCGTTTGTATGTACAGAGTGTGGGCGAGGCTTTACCCGGAAATCAACCCTCATCACACACCAGAGGACACACTCAGGGGAGAAGCCATTTGTATGCAGGGAGTGTGGACGAGGCTTTAATGATAAGTCCACCCTCGTCTCACACCAGAGGTGCCATTCAGGGGAAAAGCCTTTTATGTGCAGAGAGTGTGGCAGAAGGTTTCGGCAGAAGCCTAACCTATTTAGGCACAAGAGGGCACACTCAGGTGCCTTTGTGTGTAGGGAGTGTGGGCAAGGCTTTTGTGCTAAGTTAACTCTCATTAAACACCAGAGGGCACACTCAGGGGGGAAGCCTCATGTGTGCAGGGAGTGTGGGCAAGGCTTTAACCAGCAGTCACACCTCATTAGACACCAGAGGACACATTCAGGAGAGAAGCCTTATATTTGCAGAAAGTGTGGGCAGGGCTTTAGTCGGAAGTCCAACCTTATCAGACATCAGAGGACACACTCAGGATAG
- the ZNF875 gene encoding zinc finger protein 875 isoform X2 — protein MGTQAGSHRAGSELGRSPVGTSRPFSFHWSPQDLSSETLPFSRKSTQETRKMATGLLRAKKEASVAFRDVAVDFTQEEWRLLSPAQRTLHREVMLETYNHLVSLEIPSSKPKLIAQLERGEEPWREERKCSLDLCPESKPEIRLCPSCPLILSNQQALSQHVWLSHLSQLFSSLWAGNPLQLGKHYPEDQKQQQDPFCLSGKTEWIQEGEDSRLLFGRVSESGTSKALSSPREEQPARSEKDNTVLDIGPSPERKADLEETDKVLHGLEISGFEEIKYEEFGPGFIKESNLLSLQKTQTGETAYMYTEWGDSFGSMSILIKNPRTHSRGKPYVCRECGRGFTWKSNLITHQRTHSGEKPYVCKDCGRGFTWKSNLFTHQRTHSGLKPYVCKECGQSFSLKSNLITHQRAHTGEKPYVCRECGRGFRQHSHLVRHKRTHSGEKPYICRECEQGFSQKSHLIRHLRTHTGEKPYVCTECGRHFSWKSNLKTHQRTHSGVKPYACLECGQCFSLKSNLNKHQRSHTGEKPFVCTECGRGFTRKSTLITHQRTHSGEKPFVCRECGRGFNDKSTLVSHQRCHSGEKPFMCRECGRRFRQKPNLFRHKRAHSGAFVCRECGQGFCAKLTLIKHQRAHSGGKPHVCRECGQGFNQQSHLIRHQRTHSGEKPYICRKCGQGFSRKSNLIRHQRTHSG, from the exons GCATCCGTGGCATTCAGGGATGTGGCTGTGGACTTCACCCAGGAGGAGTGGAGATTGTTGAGTCCTGCTCAGAGGACCCTGCACAGGGAGGTGATGCTGGAGACTTATAACCACCTGGTCTCACTGG AAATTCCGTCTTCCAAACCAAAGCTCATTGCTCAGCTGGAGCGAGGGGAAGAGCcctggagagaggagagaaaatgttCGCTGGACCTCTGTCCag AATCAAAGCCAGAAATTCGACTTTGCCCCTCCTGCCCTCTGATACTCTCCAATCAGCAAGCTCTCAGCCAACATGTGTGGCTGAGTCATCTCTCTCAGCTGTTTTCAAGTTTATGGGCAGGAAATCCTCTCCAGCTGGGTAAACATTATCCGGAAGATCAGAAACAACAGCAAGATCCATTCTGCTTGAGTGGCAAAACGGAATGGATTCAAGAGGGAGAAGACTCCAGACTCCTGTTTGGGAGAGTAAGCGAAAGTGGCACTTCAAAGGCACTCTCCAGCCCACGTGAAGAACAGCCAGCACGGTCCGAGAAAGACAACACAGTGTTGGATATAGGACCCAGCCCTGAAAGGAAGGCAGACCTTGAGGAAACAGACAAAGTATTGCATGGTTTAGAAATCTCAGGATTTGAAGAAATCAAATATGAAGAGTTTGGGCCAGGCTTTATCAAGGAGTCAAACCTCCTTAGCCTCCAGAAGACACAAACTGGGGAGACAGCTTACATGTACACTGAGTGGGGAGACAGCTTTGGCAGTATGTCAATCCTCATCAAAAACCCAAGGACGCACTCTAGGGGAAAGCCTTATGTGTGCAGGGAATGTGGGCGAGGCTTTACCTGGAAGTCAAACCTGATCACACATCAGAGGACACACTCAGGGGAGAAACCTTATGTGTGCAAGGATTGTGGACGAGGCTTTACTTGGAAGTCGAACCTCTTTACACATCAGCGGACACACTCAGGGCTCAAGCCTTATGTGTGCAAAGAATGTGGGCAGAGCTTTAGCCTGAAGTCAAACCTCATCACCCACCAGAGGGCGCACACTGGGGAAAAGCCTTATGTTTGCAGGGAATGTGGGCGTGGCTTTCGCCAGCATTCACACCTGGTCAGACACAAGAGGACGCATTCAGGAGAGAAGCCTTACATTTGCAGGGAGTGTGAGCAAGGCTTTAGCCAGAAGTCACACCTCATCAGACACTTAAGGACACACACAGGAGAGAAGCCTTATGTATGCACAGAATGTGGGCGTCACTTTAGCTGGAAATCAAACCTCAAAACACACCAGAGGACACACTCAGGGGTTAAACCTTATGCCTGCCTGGAGTGTGGGCAATGCTTTAGCCTGAAGTCAAACCTTAACAAACACCAGAGGTCACACACAGGGGAGAAGCCGTTTGTATGTACAGAGTGTGGGCGAGGCTTTACCCGGAAATCAACCCTCATCACACACCAGAGGACACACTCAGGGGAGAAGCCATTTGTATGCAGGGAGTGTGGACGAGGCTTTAATGATAAGTCCACCCTCGTCTCACACCAGAGGTGCCATTCAGGGGAAAAGCCTTTTATGTGCAGAGAGTGTGGCAGAAGGTTTCGGCAGAAGCCTAACCTATTTAGGCACAAGAGGGCACACTCAGGTGCCTTTGTGTGTAGGGAGTGTGGGCAAGGCTTTTGTGCTAAGTTAACTCTCATTAAACACCAGAGGGCACACTCAGGGGGGAAGCCTCATGTGTGCAGGGAGTGTGGGCAAGGCTTTAACCAGCAGTCACACCTCATTAGACACCAGAGGACACATTCAGGAGAGAAGCCTTATATTTGCAGAAAGTGTGGGCAGGGCTTTAGTCGGAAGTCCAACCTTATCAGACATCAGAGGACACACTCAGGATAG